The Vibrio tubiashii ATCC 19109 genome has a segment encoding these proteins:
- a CDS encoding Trm112 family protein, translating into MDHRLLEIVACPVCKGKLTFDKDKQELVCKLDRLAYPIKEGIPVLLEPEARKVSMDEGR; encoded by the coding sequence ATGGATCATCGTCTGCTTGAGATTGTTGCATGTCCAGTATGTAAGGGAAAACTAACGTTCGATAAGGATAAGCAAGAGCTAGTGTGTAAACTAGACCGTCTTGCATATCCTATCAAAGAAGGTATTCCGGTGCTTCTAGAACCTGAAGCGCGCAAAGTTAGTATGGACGAGGGCAGATAA
- a CDS encoding SpoVR family protein, whose product MTTKTKKPTKSKALPDGPDWTFDLLDQYHTEIKRVADHYKLDAYPNQIEVITSEQMMDAYSSIGMPINYNHWSFGKKFIQTEQGYKHGQMGLAYEIVINSNPCIAYLMEENTVTMQALVMAHACYGHNSFFKGNYLFQTWTDASSIIDYLLFAKNYIAECEQKYGVQEVEDLLDSCHALMNFGVDRYKRPEKISIAEEKSRQEEREAYLQSQVNDLWRTVPKSTVEPESQKIRFPTEPQENILYFIEKHAPLLESWQREIVRIVRKISQYFYPQKQTQVMNEGWATFWHYTILNHLYDEGLVTDRFILEFLHSHTGVVAQPAYNSPYFSGINPYALGFAMFRDIRRICEEPTDEDKEWFPDLAGTDWLEAVHFAMQNFKDESFISQYLSPKLMRDFKLFAIVDDDRKNYIEVSAIHDDSGYRAIREKLAAQYNLSNLEPNIQVFNVDVRGDRSLTLQYVPHDRIPLDEGYDEVLKHLYRLWGFDVILEEVKDSGRREILGTCPKRNDYDGKI is encoded by the coding sequence ATGACAACGAAAACGAAAAAGCCAACAAAGAGTAAGGCGCTGCCAGATGGACCTGATTGGACATTCGATCTGCTTGACCAATACCACACTGAAATAAAACGCGTTGCTGATCACTATAAGCTTGATGCTTATCCTAACCAAATTGAAGTCATTACTTCTGAGCAAATGATGGACGCCTATTCAAGTATTGGTATGCCTATCAATTACAATCATTGGTCATTTGGTAAGAAGTTTATTCAAACGGAACAAGGCTACAAACATGGTCAAATGGGTTTGGCGTATGAAATCGTCATCAACTCAAACCCATGTATCGCCTACTTAATGGAAGAGAATACCGTTACGATGCAAGCCTTAGTCATGGCCCATGCTTGCTACGGTCACAACTCATTTTTCAAAGGCAACTACTTATTCCAGACTTGGACCGATGCAAGTTCAATCATTGATTATCTATTGTTTGCTAAAAACTACATTGCGGAGTGTGAGCAAAAATACGGTGTTCAAGAGGTTGAAGATCTACTCGACTCCTGCCATGCGTTAATGAACTTTGGTGTCGACCGCTATAAACGACCAGAAAAGATCTCGATTGCTGAAGAGAAGTCTCGTCAAGAAGAACGTGAAGCTTACCTTCAGTCGCAGGTTAATGACTTATGGCGCACGGTTCCGAAATCCACCGTAGAACCTGAAAGCCAAAAAATACGTTTTCCGACTGAACCACAGGAAAATATCCTCTACTTCATAGAAAAACACGCACCTTTACTTGAATCGTGGCAAAGAGAAATCGTGCGTATCGTACGTAAGATCAGCCAGTACTTCTATCCACAGAAACAGACTCAGGTAATGAACGAAGGTTGGGCAACTTTCTGGCACTACACCATTCTCAATCACTTGTACGATGAAGGCTTAGTAACGGATAGATTCATCTTAGAGTTTCTCCACAGTCATACTGGCGTCGTTGCGCAACCGGCCTACAACAGCCCTTACTTCAGCGGTATTAACCCCTACGCATTAGGCTTTGCCATGTTCCGCGATATTCGACGTATCTGTGAAGAACCAACTGACGAGGACAAAGAATGGTTCCCAGACTTAGCCGGAACAGACTGGCTTGAAGCGGTGCATTTCGCTATGCAGAACTTCAAAGACGAGAGCTTTATCAGCCAGTACTTGTCGCCTAAGCTAATGCGCGACTTCAAACTGTTTGCCATCGTCGACGACGACCGTAAAAACTACATCGAGGTAAGTGCCATTCACGATGATAGTGGCTATCGCGCAATCAGGGAAAAACTTGCGGCGCAATATAACTTGAGTAACTTAGAGCCAAACATCCAAGTGTTTAACGTTGACGTGCGTGGCGATCGCTCGCTCACACTACAATACGTACCACATGACCGTATTCCGCTTGATGAGGGCTACGACGAAGTTCTCAAACACCTTTATCGTTTATGGGGATTTGACGTCATTCTTGAAGAAGTGAAAGACAGCGGTCGCCGAGAGATTCTCGGTACTTGTCCTAAACGAAACGACTATGATGGCAAAATATAA
- the kdsB gene encoding 3-deoxy-manno-octulosonate cytidylyltransferase, which translates to MSFTVVIPARYQSTRLPGKPLADICGKPMIQWVYEQAIQAGADKVIVATDDSRVEQAIEAFGGQVCMTSPNHESGTERLAEVVEKMAIPDDHIIVNVQGDEPLIPPSIITQVAENLANSQAPMSTLAVEISDEAEVFNPNAVKVLTDKDGYAMYFSRATIPWDRDSFADDAKIIKQPLMRHIGIYAYRAGFINTYINWEPTALEKIECLEQLRVLWYGEKIHVEVAKEAPAAGVDTPEDLEVVRSIIAKQ; encoded by the coding sequence ATGTCGTTTACGGTTGTTATCCCCGCGCGTTATCAGTCAACTCGTTTACCTGGTAAGCCGCTGGCGGACATCTGTGGTAAGCCTATGATTCAATGGGTTTATGAACAGGCAATCCAAGCGGGTGCTGATAAGGTAATCGTTGCAACTGATGATAGCCGAGTAGAGCAAGCGATTGAAGCTTTTGGTGGGCAAGTTTGTATGACTTCTCCAAACCATGAATCAGGCACTGAGCGCCTTGCTGAAGTGGTTGAGAAAATGGCTATCCCAGACGATCATATCATCGTCAATGTTCAGGGGGATGAACCCTTGATTCCACCTTCTATCATTACTCAAGTTGCAGAGAACTTGGCGAATAGCCAAGCACCTATGTCCACGTTGGCAGTTGAGATCAGTGATGAAGCGGAAGTCTTTAACCCGAATGCGGTTAAGGTGCTGACGGATAAAGATGGTTATGCGATGTATTTTAGCCGCGCAACGATTCCTTGGGATCGTGACAGCTTCGCGGACGATGCCAAAATCATTAAACAACCACTGATGCGCCATATCGGTATTTATGCTTATCGCGCAGGGTTTATAAACACCTATATCAACTGGGAGCCAACAGCGCTTGAAAAGATAGAGTGTTTAGAGCAGCTACGTGTGCTTTGGTATGGGGAAAAGATCCATGTTGAAGTAGCTAAGGAAGCACCAGCTGCAGGTGTCGATACGCCAGAGGACCTAGAAGTGGTTCGAAGTATTATCGCTAAACAATAA